CTGTCGTTAAAATACCTTAAAAACGCGACAGTACTGCTGCTATCAGCTTTTTGCAGCCTCTGTCTGCGTAGGCACAGCAAGTAATGTCTGACCTTGTCATAGATTTATATTTAGTTCACAACCTAATAAGGAATAATAATGACTTATACTTTTAATCGCCAATTCCCTGCTACTCGCCTACGTCGTTTGCGTTATAACGACAATGTACGAGCGATGATTCGTGAGGTTGAACTGCATCCCAAGCATTTTATTGCACCGGTATTTGTTTTAGAAGGCGAAAATCAACGCGAAGCAATTGCTAGTATGCCAGGGGTTGAGCGCCTATCGATTGATTTACTGATCAAGTACGCGAAAGAATTACTAGCCGAGGGTGTGACCACCATCGATATCTTTCCAGTCATTGATAACGCGCTAAAAACAGCCGATGGTCGTACAGCCTATGATGAAAATGGTCTGAGTGCCCGTGCGGTAAAAGCCGTCAAAGATGCCATACCTGAAATGGTAGTAATGACTGATGTGGCATTAGACCCTTATACTTCACACGGTCAGGATGGTTTGCTTGATGACGAAGGTTATGTGGTAAATGACGAAACTGTTGAGGTGCTGGTCAAGCAAGTGTTAGTACATGCCCGCGCTGGTGCCGATATCATCTCACCCAGCGATATGATGGACGGGCGTATCAAAGCCATGCGTGACGCTTTGGAATCAGAAGGCTTTTTCAATACCGCTATCATGGCTTACTCGGCTAAATATGCTTCTGCTTATTATGGTCCTTTCCGTGATGCAGTCGGTAGTGCCGGCAACCTAAAAGGGGGTCATAAAAAACAATACCAGATGGATTATGGTAATCGTGCCGAAGCCTTACATGAAGTCGCGATGGACATCAACGAAGGTGCTGATATGGTGATGATTAAACCAGGTCAGCCCTACTTGGACCTCATTCGTGAAGTTAAAAACACCTTTGGCGTACCGACTTTTGCGTATCAGGTCTCTGGGGAATACGCCATGCATATGGCGGCGATTCAAAACGGTTGGTTAAGTGATGCAGTGATTTTAGAATCGCTGATTGGCTTTCGCCGCGCCGGTGCTGATGGCATCTTGACTTATTTTGCGTTAGAAGCAGCACGCCAGTTAAATAATGCTTAAAGCCAGTCTACTGAATTAAAAAAATTAGTTGAAACAATTAGCTACAACGCTTATTTTCGCGCCCATTGATTTAGATCAGTTGGCGCGATTCTGTTTTTCTCTTCTTTTTATTTTTAGCACTTTTTTAACCACACTATCGTTAAAATACCTTAAAAACGCGACGGTACTGCTGGTATAAGCTTTTTGCAGCCTCTGTCTGCGTAGGCACAGCGAGCAAGAAAAACGTATGCCAGCAGTAGGTTATGTATCGATATTACTTTTTATTGACTATATCTGTCTGCCATCTCCCGCCAAAACGTACGGTTTTTGCTTTATAATAGCCTACCTAATTTTAAACGTATGTTTACGCTAACCGCTACATTTTACTGCCTTTATTCTGTCGCTTGCCCAACCATTTTTCTGGGGCTTTAACGGGTTAATTCCGCGGCTACCCTTTTTTTGCTTTTGAACCATTTGTCCCAAAGGTCACGCTATGAGTCAGAGTCAACTTAATCCCAAACAACAAGAAGCCATGCTCTACGTGTCTGGCCCACTACTGGTGTTAGCAGGTGCAGGCTCTGGTAAAACCTCGGTCATCACCCGTAAGATTGCCCACCTTATCGAAGAGTGCAACGTGCCAGCGGAGCGTATTACCGCAGTGACTTTTACTAATAAAGCCGCTCGGGAAATGAAGGCCCGGGTTAGCAAGTTAATGCCCAGCGATAAGACCCGCGGTTTAACCGTATCGACCTTTCACCAGTTTGGTTTACAGTTTTTGCGTTATGAGCTGATTCACACTCCGCTGAAGGGTAACTTCTCCATTATGGATGGCGAGGACAGCAAGCGCCTACTCATGGAATTAATGATGCGCGACAACTTAAGTGGCGCTGAAAGTCGCGAGTTGGTCGGCAAAGCGATGAAGTTTATCTCCGACTGGAAAAACGATTTGATTGACCCCGCACATGCGGCTGAGACCTTAGACGATCCCGAAGATATGATTTTTGCGACGTTATATGCCCTCTACGAACGTAATTTGCGCGCTTATAATGCCGTTGATTTTGATGACCTGATTGTCTTACCGACCAAAATATTACGCGACAATACCCAGCTGCGAGACAAATGGCAAAACCGTATCCGCTACCTACTAGTCGATGAGTATCAAGATACCAATACCGCTCAGTATGAGATGATTAAATATCTAGTGGGGCCACTAGGGCGCTTTACAGTAGTGGGCGATGATGACCAATCTATCTATGCGTGGCGCGGGGCCAAACCTGAAAATATGGCGCTACTAAAAGAAGATTTTCCTAAATTAAAAATCGTGATGCTTGAGCAAAACTACCGCTCGACCAGTCGCATCTTGACCGCTGCCAACGCGGTTATTACTAATAATGAGCATTTATTTGAGAAAAAACTGTGGTCAGATAAAGGTCATGGCGAAAAAATCCGTATTATCAATTGTCGTAATGATGACGATGAATCTGAGCGCGTGGCCAAAGAAATTGCCACTCACAAGCTACGTTTCGGTAATGAGTGGGAAGATTACGCGGTGTTGTATCGCAGTAACTTTCAAGCGCGGATGTTAGAAGCGCAGTTACGCCAATTGCAAATACCTTATAAGATATCGGGTGGTCAGTCGTTTTTTGCCCGCAGTGAAATCAAAGACATCATGGGCTATCTGCGTCTGATTCTAAACCCAGAAGATGACAGTGCCTTTTTGCGTATTATTAATACCCCCAAGCGCGGTATGGGACCTGCAACCCTAGAGAAGCTTGGGTTATTCTCCCAAGAGCACAGTATCTCGTTACTGGCCTCTTGTACCCATGCCGGTCTCAGTCATGTATTACCCTCTAAGGCCTATAGTACCTTAAAAGAGTTCGGCGATTTTATTGAACATTATACCCGCGACCTAGATCAGCATCCGGACCCCGTGCCTATTGTACGGCAGATGATTGATGAAACTGGTTACGTCGATGTGGTGCGCTCAGAAGCCAAAACCCCGCAGCAAGAAAAGAACCGTCTCGATAATATCGAGGTGCTATATACCAGTATTCAATCGCTGATCAACCGCGCGGAAAATGACGAAGACCGTACTATTGATACCATCATCCGCAAGCTAGTATTGCTCGATATGTTAGAGCAGCAGCAAGAAGATGAGAATACCAATAAAGTCAATTTAATGACCCTGCATGCGGCAAAGGGCTTAGAATTTAATTACGTCTATATTATGGGCTTAGAAGAAGAAATGCTGCCGCATCGTAACTCCATTATGAGTGAAACGGTCGAAGAAGAGCGCCGACTCATGTACGTGGGCATTACTCGTGCACGCCGTGAACTGACCTTAACACTTGCCACCCAACGCCGTGCCGGTGGACAAATGCGAGTCACCTCTGAATCGCGCTTTTTAGACGAGTTGCCCGAAGACCATATCGACTGGCCCGCCAAAGCTAAAAAGAAAAAAGCCACTAAAGATCCAGAAGCGGTCGCTGATGAGTACTTGGCCAATATTCGGGCGTTATTGGGTAAACGCTAGCTTGTGTACTAAAATATCCATAGATTAACACACCAAGTGCAACGCGACGGTACTGCTGGTATAAATTTTTTGCAGCCTCTGTCTGTAGTGGCATAATAAACTTGGACAGTGTTTAAGAGGCTATACTAACCCAAAGAAGGAAAATAGTATGACCAACAAACGCAATCAATATACCCGAGAGTTTAAGTTAGAAGCCATCAGCTTAGTCACTGATCACAAACGTAAAATACCTGATGTGGCCAGCTCACTTGGTATTGGCAAATCCACCTTGCAGAAATGGCTGAGTCAATACCATCAAGAAATAAATGGTCAAGCACCTAAAGCTGGTAATGCGTTAACTGACGAGCAACGCGAGCTTCAAGAGCTGCGTAAAGAGAATAAGCGTTTGAGGATGGAACGCGATATATTAAAAAAGGCTTCTGCTCTGCTGGCGTTGGACAGTCTGAACGGCTATCGCTGATCAGCCAGCTTGCAGAGCAAGACGAACAGATGAGTAAAAGCCAACTTTGCAGGCTATTTGGTGTGATTAAGAGCAGTTACTACTATAGACTAAAGCCACAGGCCATCAGTCTTGACACTGTCAAAACCAAAGCCTTAATACGCCAAATATTCAACGACTCAAAGTACTCAGCAGGAGCTCGCAGCATTGCAGCCATACTAATGAATGAGCATAACATCAAGCTGTCACGTTATATGGTAGGTAAACTTATGAGCAGCATGGGGCTTAAAAGCTGTCAGTTAAAGACGCATAAATACAAGCATGCTGACGAGGCGCACAAAACCCATGGGAACTTATTGAACCGTAACTTTAGCCCATCAGCGCCCAATCAAGTCTGGACGGGCGATGTAACTTATGTTCGCATCAAAGGTGGCTGGTGCTATTTAGCGGTGGTTTTAGATTTGTATGCTCGGCGTGTGGTGGGATTTGCCGTATCAGAATCCCCTGACAGTGTGCTGACCGCTAAAGCCCTGCAAATGGCATACCACAGCAGACTTAAACCCAGTGGTATGCTGTTTCATTCCGATCAGGGAACCCATTATACCAGTAAGAAATTCGCTGAATCCGTGGCGAGTTGTAATGGCATGACGCAAAGCATGAGTCGAAAAGGTAACTGTTGGGACAATGCCCCAACTGAAAGGTTCTTCAGGAGCTTTAAAACAGAATGGATGCCAAAGGGCGGTTATGAGAATATCGCTGAGGCTAAAAGTGCCATTATTGATTATATTTGGGGCTACTATCAAACCGTGAGACCTCACCGTTTTAACGATTATTTGTCACCGCTAGAAAAAGAGAAACGTTACTTTAATCAAAACCTCTTATCAGGTGTCCTAAATTAGTTGACCACTACAATCACGCTTGCGAACAGCAAGCAAGAAAAAGTTATACCAGTAGCACTTTGATATGAACGACTCTCTTTTATTTCGAACTGACTATAAGGTCTCAATGAATAGCATCAGGTGACTATTCATTTATTTTTCAACCTTATCTCGTTTTATATTTTTTTAATATTGATGGAACACTCATGCCTGCTTCTACGCCCAGCTCTAAACACCCATTCAAACCGCGGGCAGACTATAATTCGCTAGAATATAGTGCTGAATATAAGCTACTGTATTTGCAGGAACTGGTCGCTGATGACGCCTATGTTGCTATTACGGATTTTTTGGCTAAGCAGTCAGAGTACGAAATTGCTAACTTATTAGAATCATTCCCCACCCAAGATCGACTGCTGATTTGGGCACAAGTACCCGAAAACCTTAAGGGCGAAGTACTCGCTGAGCTGGAATTTGATACGCGCCAGCCGCTAATGCAGAATATTTCCTCAAAAGAGATTTCATTACTTACTCAAGATCTTGATGCGCAGGACATCTCAGAGATTTTAGAGACCGTTACCGAAACAGTTCGTACCTCGGTAATGGCGACTTTAGATGAAGATGTTCGTATACAGGTCAATAAGCTTGATACCTATAAAGATTGGGAAGTCGGCAGCTATATGGATCCTGATATCGTCCAAGTGCAAGATGATATTAGCTTGGCGCAGGTACAAGACTGGCTACGCGCTAATATTGAATTGCTCGATGATCAAAGCCAAGAGCTATTAGTGGTCGATCAAAGCCAGCAGTTACTCGGGCTACTTAGCCTAGTGGATTTGATCAAACATGAGCAAAGCGCGCTAGTCTCAAGCTTTATAGATAATGCGGTGACTATCAACGATCGCTTGGATATCCAAGATGCGGCAGCAATTTTTCGTTCAGAAGACATTCGTTTTGCACCAGTAATTAATAGCCATGGCGAGCTGGTTGGTCAGTTAAATGGCGAAGACATCATGGAGATTATCCAAGACGATGTCGATAGCACCATGAAAAGCTTGGCTGGTGTCAGTCAAGATGAAGAGTTGTTTGCACCTATTCTAACCAGTGCCAAAAGCCGTAGTATTTGGCTCGGTATTAACTTATGTACCGCACTTTTAGCAGCAGCAGTGATTGGTCAGTTCGAAGCGGTACTCGCAAAAGTGGTGGCACTAGCCATACTAATGCCAGTAGTGGCCAGTATGGGCGGTATTGCTGGCTCGCAAACATTGACCGTGGTTATTCGCGGTATGGCAATGGGGCAAATTGGGGGTTCAAACCGCTGGTGGTTGTTCAATAAAGAGCTGTGGGTTGGCGCGATAAACGGTATTGTCTGGGCCTTTATCATGGCGATTATTGCCCAAATGTGGTTTCAGGATGTTAGAATTAGCGCGGTAATTGGCTGTGCGATTGCCATTAACATGACCGCTGCTAATGTATCGGGCATTACTATTCCCATAGTATTAAAGAATATGGATATTGACCCGGCATTGTCCGCCTCAGTGATTCTGACCACAGTGACTGATATTGTCGGCTTTATGTCGTTTTTGGGATTAGCGAGCATTTTATTACTCTAGTTTTTATCTTTAAAAGTTAAAATTGTCATTAATCGTTTAAATTTAACACCTCGGCGCAGAATTCCCCTACTTCTAAAGTAGTGGGATGAATGCGTATTTTTGGGTTACTATTTGGTGTATTTGTTATAATAATTAATAATTATACCGCCAATGACAAACAACTTCTATATGAGCAAACAAATCCTTAAAGCCCATAAAATCAGACTGTACCCGACAGAGGATCAACAAATATTCTTTGCTAAGTCGTTTGGTTGCACGCGCTTTATTTGGAACAAGATGCTTAGTGATAAGATTGAGCATTATAAAGAGAGTAAGACTGAGCTTAAAAATACCCCTGCTCAATATAAGACTGAGTTTGAGTGGCTAAAAGAGATTGATAGTTTGGCGCTGGCCAACGTCCAGCAGAACCTACGCAGTGCTTATAATAAATTCTTCAAACAAGGGTCAGGCTTCCCTAAGTTCAAGAAGAAAGGCATCAAAGACAGTTACACCACCAACAATCAAAAGGGTACGGTAGCGGTCACACAAAGCAGCGTTAAGTTGCCTAAAATCGGTCACATCAAGGCGAAGGTACACCGCTCTATCAATGGCTTAATTAAAAGCGCTACCATCAGTAAAAGCCCATCCGGTAACTACCATGTCAGCTTATTGGTTGAAACAGTGGTCGATGACCTGCCTAAAACCCAGTCAAACACCGGTATTGATTTAGGATTAATAGACTTCATCGTCCTATCAGACGGGTCAAAAGTTGCTAATCCTAAATTTCTATCAAAATTGCAAAATAAACTGGCGCGAGAACAAAAAATATTGGCCAAACGCAGATTGGTTGCTAAAACTCAGCAGCGCAAGCTGTCTGAGAGCAGCAACTATCAAAAGCAGAAAACAAAAGTCGCTAAAGTTTATGAAAAAATAACCAATGCACGCAAAGACTTCCTACACAAACTCTCGTTCAATCT
The sequence above is a segment of the Psychrobacter sp. PL19 genome. Coding sequences within it:
- the hemB gene encoding porphobilinogen synthase — translated: MTYTFNRQFPATRLRRLRYNDNVRAMIREVELHPKHFIAPVFVLEGENQREAIASMPGVERLSIDLLIKYAKELLAEGVTTIDIFPVIDNALKTADGRTAYDENGLSARAVKAVKDAIPEMVVMTDVALDPYTSHGQDGLLDDEGYVVNDETVEVLVKQVLVHARAGADIISPSDMMDGRIKAMRDALESEGFFNTAIMAYSAKYASAYYGPFRDAVGSAGNLKGGHKKQYQMDYGNRAEALHEVAMDINEGADMVMIKPGQPYLDLIREVKNTFGVPTFAYQVSGEYAMHMAAIQNGWLSDAVILESLIGFRRAGADGILTYFALEAARQLNNA
- a CDS encoding UvrD-helicase domain-containing protein; translated protein: MSQSQLNPKQQEAMLYVSGPLLVLAGAGSGKTSVITRKIAHLIEECNVPAERITAVTFTNKAAREMKARVSKLMPSDKTRGLTVSTFHQFGLQFLRYELIHTPLKGNFSIMDGEDSKRLLMELMMRDNLSGAESRELVGKAMKFISDWKNDLIDPAHAAETLDDPEDMIFATLYALYERNLRAYNAVDFDDLIVLPTKILRDNTQLRDKWQNRIRYLLVDEYQDTNTAQYEMIKYLVGPLGRFTVVGDDDQSIYAWRGAKPENMALLKEDFPKLKIVMLEQNYRSTSRILTAANAVITNNEHLFEKKLWSDKGHGEKIRIINCRNDDDESERVAKEIATHKLRFGNEWEDYAVLYRSNFQARMLEAQLRQLQIPYKISGGQSFFARSEIKDIMGYLRLILNPEDDSAFLRIINTPKRGMGPATLEKLGLFSQEHSISLLASCTHAGLSHVLPSKAYSTLKEFGDFIEHYTRDLDQHPDPVPIVRQMIDETGYVDVVRSEAKTPQQEKNRLDNIEVLYTSIQSLINRAENDEDRTIDTIIRKLVLLDMLEQQQEDENTNKVNLMTLHAAKGLEFNYVYIMGLEEEMLPHRNSIMSETVEEERRLMYVGITRARRELTLTLATQRRAGGQMRVTSESRFLDELPEDHIDWPAKAKKKKATKDPEAVADEYLANIRALLGKR
- a CDS encoding transposase; amino-acid sequence: MTNKRNQYTREFKLEAISLVTDHKRKIPDVASSLGIGKSTLQKWLSQYHQEINGQAPKAGNALTDEQRELQELRKENKRLRMERDILKKASALLALDSLNGYR
- a CDS encoding IS3 family transposase: MSKSQLCRLFGVIKSSYYYRLKPQAISLDTVKTKALIRQIFNDSKYSAGARSIAAILMNEHNIKLSRYMVGKLMSSMGLKSCQLKTHKYKHADEAHKTHGNLLNRNFSPSAPNQVWTGDVTYVRIKGGWCYLAVVLDLYARRVVGFAVSESPDSVLTAKALQMAYHSRLKPSGMLFHSDQGTHYTSKKFAESVASCNGMTQSMSRKGNCWDNAPTERFFRSFKTEWMPKGGYENIAEAKSAIIDYIWGYYQTVRPHRFNDYLSPLEKEKRYFNQNLLSGVLN
- the mgtE gene encoding magnesium transporter, whose translation is MPASTPSSKHPFKPRADYNSLEYSAEYKLLYLQELVADDAYVAITDFLAKQSEYEIANLLESFPTQDRLLIWAQVPENLKGEVLAELEFDTRQPLMQNISSKEISLLTQDLDAQDISEILETVTETVRTSVMATLDEDVRIQVNKLDTYKDWEVGSYMDPDIVQVQDDISLAQVQDWLRANIELLDDQSQELLVVDQSQQLLGLLSLVDLIKHEQSALVSSFIDNAVTINDRLDIQDAAAIFRSEDIRFAPVINSHGELVGQLNGEDIMEIIQDDVDSTMKSLAGVSQDEELFAPILTSAKSRSIWLGINLCTALLAAAVIGQFEAVLAKVVALAILMPVVASMGGIAGSQTLTVVIRGMAMGQIGGSNRWWLFNKELWVGAINGIVWAFIMAIIAQMWFQDVRISAVIGCAIAINMTAANVSGITIPIVLKNMDIDPALSASVILTTVTDIVGFMSFLGLASILLL
- the tnpB gene encoding IS200/IS605 family element RNA-guided endonuclease TnpB, whose product is MSKQILKAHKIRLYPTEDQQIFFAKSFGCTRFIWNKMLSDKIEHYKESKTELKNTPAQYKTEFEWLKEIDSLALANVQQNLRSAYNKFFKQGSGFPKFKKKGIKDSYTTNNQKGTVAVTQSSVKLPKIGHIKAKVHRSINGLIKSATISKSPSGNYHVSLLVETVVDDLPKTQSNTGIDLGLIDFIVLSDGSKVANPKFLSKLQNKLAREQKILAKRRLVAKTQQRKLSESSNYQKQKTKVAKVYEKITNARKDFLHKLSFNLIKNHDVIAIEDLNVKGMVKNHKLAKAILDSSWSTFTTMLAYKADWYGKELVKIDRWYPSSKTCSGCGHLLTKAELPLSVRSWDCPSCLQKNNRDINASLNILNEGLRLVTLKTVGVTGLA